From the genome of Amycolatopsis sp. NBC_01488, one region includes:
- a CDS encoding GAF domain-containing sensor histidine kinase, with amino-acid sequence MDAPEAGADVDRQADAESVRAPPDETRTRELVDEQAALRRVATLVAGGARQHEVFTAVADELTHLIGAEATFVSRVDHSSGDLVVVGSYGQVSDKVPIGFRLELQPEMVQAIALRTGRPARTSGERLARGPHAAWVATLGMRAGLATPVVVGGRPWGVVVATTSREDFPAGTEERMAGFLELAATAVANARAEQELRELADTQAALRRLAMLVARGEPPDAVFAAVTREALRHFGGGTARMFRYELDGTVTLLANEGTSGPHVRVGQAWEGYPPTGLTATVKRTGRAARVDDYGDVPGGERYLREGLRAAVALPIHVEGRLWGAIAVGSGEGPLPPDTEERMTAFTDLVATAVSNAQSQGSLEASRDELARLLAEQAALRRVATLVARRVDPVDIFAAVAEEMRLLIGADSAGIGRFEPGPSIVVVGDAAGDVAIDLPIGTRVRLKDYLAPAVVWRTGCAGQVDEEAWAGRSGAAADALRELGIRSMVASPIIVEGRLWGVVNALSRRGRFPADTADRMADFTELVATAVGNAQSRAEVAASRARIVAAADEARRRIERDLHDGAQQRLVALVLRLREAAEPAERDLRIDLAAVAGGLVEVLDDLREISRGIHPAILSSAGLPTALRTLGRRSAVPVSIDVRIRGRLPEPVEVGAYYVVSEMLTNAAKHAQASVVEVDAAVENGTLRVCVRDDGVGGADPDRGSGLVGLKDRIDALGGTFSVHSPSGGGTTVTCELPVVDVGVPPGE; translated from the coding sequence ATGGACGCGCCAGAGGCCGGCGCGGACGTGGACCGGCAGGCCGACGCCGAGTCGGTCCGCGCCCCGCCTGACGAGACCCGCACGCGAGAGCTCGTGGACGAGCAGGCCGCCCTGCGGCGCGTCGCGACGCTGGTTGCCGGCGGCGCGCGGCAGCACGAGGTGTTCACCGCGGTCGCGGACGAGCTGACCCACCTGATCGGCGCGGAGGCGACGTTCGTCTCCCGCGTCGATCACTCGTCCGGGGACCTGGTCGTCGTCGGGTCCTACGGCCAGGTGAGCGACAAGGTGCCGATCGGCTTCCGGCTCGAGCTGCAGCCCGAGATGGTTCAGGCGATCGCCCTGCGCACCGGGCGCCCGGCCCGGACCAGCGGCGAACGCCTGGCGCGCGGCCCGCATGCCGCCTGGGTCGCCACGCTGGGCATGCGGGCCGGGCTCGCCACCCCCGTCGTGGTCGGGGGACGGCCGTGGGGCGTGGTCGTGGCGACGACCTCGCGGGAGGACTTCCCGGCCGGCACCGAGGAGCGCATGGCCGGGTTCCTGGAGCTCGCCGCGACGGCCGTCGCCAACGCCCGGGCCGAGCAGGAGCTGCGCGAGCTGGCGGACACGCAGGCGGCGTTGCGGCGCCTCGCCATGCTGGTCGCGCGGGGCGAACCGCCTGATGCGGTGTTCGCGGCCGTGACCAGGGAGGCACTCAGGCATTTCGGCGGCGGGACCGCCAGGATGTTCCGCTACGAGCTCGACGGCACGGTGACGCTCCTCGCCAACGAAGGCACTTCGGGCCCGCACGTCCGCGTCGGGCAGGCCTGGGAGGGCTACCCGCCGACCGGGCTGACCGCGACCGTCAAGCGCACCGGCCGGGCCGCCCGCGTCGACGACTACGGCGACGTGCCCGGCGGCGAGCGTTACCTCCGCGAAGGGCTGCGGGCCGCGGTCGCCCTGCCGATCCACGTCGAGGGCAGGCTGTGGGGCGCGATCGCGGTCGGCTCGGGGGAAGGGCCGCTGCCGCCCGACACCGAGGAGCGGATGACCGCGTTCACCGACCTCGTCGCCACCGCCGTGTCGAACGCGCAGAGCCAGGGCTCGCTGGAGGCGAGCCGGGACGAGCTGGCCCGCCTCCTGGCGGAGCAGGCCGCGCTGCGCAGGGTGGCCACGCTCGTCGCCCGCCGGGTCGACCCGGTCGACATCTTCGCGGCCGTCGCCGAGGAGATGCGCCTGCTGATCGGCGCGGACAGTGCGGGCATCGGCCGCTTCGAGCCGGGGCCGTCGATCGTGGTCGTCGGCGACGCGGCCGGGGACGTGGCGATCGACCTGCCGATCGGGACGCGAGTGCGGCTCAAGGACTACCTCGCCCCGGCGGTGGTGTGGCGGACCGGCTGCGCCGGCCAGGTCGACGAGGAGGCCTGGGCCGGCCGCTCGGGCGCGGCCGCCGACGCCCTGCGCGAACTGGGCATCCGGTCCATGGTGGCGAGCCCGATCATCGTCGAAGGCCGCTTGTGGGGCGTGGTGAACGCGCTGTCGCGGCGGGGGCGGTTCCCCGCCGACACCGCAGACCGGATGGCGGACTTCACCGAGCTCGTCGCGACCGCCGTGGGAAACGCCCAGAGCCGGGCCGAGGTGGCCGCCTCGCGGGCGCGGATCGTCGCGGCCGCCGACGAGGCCCGCCGGCGGATCGAGCGAGACCTGCACGACGGCGCGCAGCAACGCCTCGTCGCGCTGGTGCTCCGGTTGCGAGAGGCGGCGGAACCAGCTGAGCGCGACCTTCGCATCGACCTCGCGGCGGTCGCGGGCGGACTCGTGGAAGTGCTCGACGACCTGCGGGAGATCTCCCGGGGGATCCATCCCGCCATCCTGTCCTCGGCGGGGTTGCCGACGGCGCTGCGCACCCTCGGGCGACGATCGGCCGTCCCGGTGAGCATCGACGTGCGAATCCGCGGCCGGTTGCCGGAGCCCGTCGAGGTGGGTGCCTACTACGTCGTCTCGGAGATGCTCACCAACGCGGCGAAGCACGCGCAGGCGTCGGTCGTCGAGGTGGACGCTGCGGTCGAGAACGGCACGCTGCGGGTGTGCGTGCGTGACGACGGTGTCGGTGGCGCGGACCCGGACCGGGGTTCCGGGCTGGTCGGGCTGAAGGACCGCATCGACGCGCTGGGCGGCACCTTCTCGGTGCACAGCCCGTCCGGCGGCGGCACGACGGTCACCTGCGAGCTGCCAGTCGTCGACGTCGGCGTGCCGCCGGGCGAGTAG
- a CDS encoding HD domain-containing protein, with translation MTTTRQTAAGVTVPDTKLAREATELVRDCTTELVYHHSRRVFWFGSLQGRNRGLSFDPELLYLGAMFHDVGLNPQFSGSGRRFEVDSADEARRYLQGRGAPEDSIRRVWTAIALHTTPGIPEFMEPEVALVTAGVEYDVLGIGYHDIGAADRAEITALHPRPDFKRRILETFTEGIAPKPATTFGNVKADVLERFVPGFRRGNFVDVIENSDWPE, from the coding sequence ATGACCACCACTCGCCAGACCGCCGCAGGTGTGACGGTCCCCGACACCAAACTCGCTCGCGAAGCCACCGAACTGGTGCGTGACTGCACCACCGAGCTCGTGTACCACCACTCCCGCCGGGTCTTCTGGTTCGGCAGCCTGCAGGGCCGCAACCGGGGGCTCAGCTTCGACCCGGAACTGCTCTATCTCGGGGCCATGTTCCACGACGTGGGGCTGAACCCGCAGTTCAGCGGCAGCGGCAGGCGGTTCGAAGTGGACAGTGCCGACGAGGCCCGCCGGTACCTGCAGGGCCGGGGCGCGCCGGAGGACAGCATCCGTCGCGTGTGGACGGCCATCGCCCTGCACACCACCCCGGGTATCCCGGAGTTCATGGAGCCCGAGGTCGCCCTGGTCACCGCCGGGGTCGAGTACGACGTGCTCGGCATCGGGTACCACGACATCGGCGCCGCCGACCGCGCCGAGATCACCGCACTGCACCCGCGGCCGGACTTCAAGCGCCGCATACTCGAGACGTTCACCGAAGGCATCGCGCCCAAGCCGGCGACCACGTTCGGCAACGTCAAGGCGGACGTCCTGGAGCGGTTCGTCCCGGGCTTCCGCCGGGGCAACTTCGTGGACGTCATCGAGAACTCCGACTGGCCGGAGTAG
- a CDS encoding catalase, whose translation MTDTQPKPTTTDAGIPVESDAHSLTVGPDGPILLHDHYVIEQMAQFNRERVPERQPHAKGGGAFGRFEVTHDVSPFTKAAVFQPGAKTELVTRFSTVAGERGSPDTWRDPRGFAIKFYTTEGNYDMVGNDTPVFFLRDPLKFQHFIRSQKRRADNNLRDHDMQWDFWTLSPESAHQVTWLMGDRGIPRSWRHMNGYSSHTYMWVNAQGEKFWVKYHFISDQGVECLTQAEADALASSDGDYHTRDLYEAIGRGEFPSWTLKMQIMPYEDAATYRFNPFDMTKVWPHADYPLLEVGRMTLDRNPTDYHSEIEQLAVEPSNLVPGIGPSPDKMLLGRMFSYPDAHRARIGANYNQLPVNQPIAPVNSYSKDGAMRYRKVSDPVYAPNSKGGPQADTARYGEAAGWYSDGDMVHAAQTLHAEDDDWGQAGTLVRVVLDDAERDRLVSNIVGHLLDGVTEPVLQRAFEYWRNVDDELGQRVEKGVRAGQS comes from the coding sequence ATGACCGACACCCAGCCCAAGCCGACGACCACCGATGCCGGCATCCCGGTCGAGAGCGACGCCCACTCGCTCACGGTCGGCCCGGACGGCCCGATCCTGTTGCACGACCACTACGTCATCGAGCAGATGGCGCAGTTCAACCGCGAGCGCGTGCCGGAGCGGCAGCCGCACGCGAAGGGCGGCGGCGCGTTCGGCCGCTTCGAGGTCACCCACGACGTCAGCCCGTTCACGAAGGCGGCCGTCTTCCAGCCCGGCGCCAAGACCGAGCTGGTGACCAGGTTCTCGACCGTGGCGGGGGAGCGGGGCAGCCCCGACACCTGGCGCGATCCCCGCGGCTTCGCGATCAAGTTCTACACGACCGAGGGCAACTACGACATGGTCGGCAACGACACCCCGGTCTTCTTCCTGCGGGACCCGTTGAAGTTCCAGCACTTCATCCGGTCCCAGAAGCGCCGCGCCGACAACAACCTGCGCGACCACGACATGCAGTGGGACTTCTGGACGCTGTCGCCGGAGTCGGCGCACCAGGTGACGTGGCTGATGGGCGACCGCGGCATCCCGCGCTCCTGGCGGCACATGAACGGGTACAGCTCGCACACCTACATGTGGGTCAACGCGCAGGGCGAGAAGTTCTGGGTGAAGTACCACTTCATCAGCGACCAGGGCGTGGAGTGCCTCACGCAGGCCGAGGCCGACGCGCTGGCCTCCTCCGACGGGGACTACCACACCCGCGACCTGTACGAGGCGATCGGCCGCGGCGAGTTCCCGTCGTGGACGCTGAAGATGCAGATCATGCCCTACGAAGATGCGGCCACCTACCGGTTCAACCCGTTCGACATGACCAAGGTGTGGCCGCACGCGGACTACCCGCTCCTCGAGGTCGGGCGGATGACGCTGGACCGCAACCCGACGGACTACCACTCCGAGATCGAGCAGCTGGCCGTCGAGCCGAGCAACCTCGTGCCGGGGATCGGCCCGAGCCCGGACAAGATGCTGCTGGGCAGGATGTTCTCCTACCCCGACGCCCACCGGGCCCGGATCGGCGCGAACTACAACCAGCTGCCGGTGAACCAGCCCATCGCGCCGGTGAACAGCTACAGCAAGGACGGGGCGATGCGGTACCGCAAGGTGTCCGACCCCGTCTACGCGCCGAACTCCAAGGGTGGCCCGCAGGCCGACACCGCCCGCTACGGCGAGGCCGCGGGGTGGTACTCCGACGGCGACATGGTCCACGCGGCGCAGACCCTGCACGCGGAGGACGACGACTGGGGCCAGGCCGGCACCCTGGTCCGCGTCGTGCTGGACGACGCGGAACGTGACCGGCTGGTCTCCAACATCGTCGGCCACCTGCTGGACGGCGTCACCGAGCCGGTTCTGCAGCGCGCGTTCGAATACTGGCGCAACGTGGACGACGAACTGGGCCAGCGAGTCGAGAAGGGCGTCCGCGCCGGACAGTCCTGA
- a CDS encoding MIP/aquaporin family protein, with translation MADVITRHSALPAMSSLPWAVAGRKYAVEAIGAFFLVFTVTASVLSHSVFTPLAAGAVLMVMIYAGGHISGGHYNPAVTMAALVRGRIGWTQAAGYWVAQLVAGLVAGFVARAIVDPLPASTPHPAGHALTAATISELLFTFALCYVVLNVATSKDQPGNAFFGLAIGFTVAAGAFAVGGISGGVFNPAVALGTTAVGLFAWTTFWFYVVAQLVAGAAAGLVFRVLNPDDK, from the coding sequence ATGGCGGACGTCATCACGCGCCACTCGGCCCTGCCGGCGATGTCCTCACTACCGTGGGCCGTCGCGGGCCGGAAATACGCCGTCGAGGCGATCGGCGCATTCTTCCTCGTATTCACGGTCACCGCCAGTGTGCTCAGCCACAGCGTGTTCACGCCCCTGGCGGCGGGCGCGGTGCTGATGGTCATGATCTACGCGGGCGGGCACATCTCGGGCGGCCACTACAACCCGGCCGTCACGATGGCGGCGCTGGTGCGCGGGCGGATCGGGTGGACACAGGCCGCCGGGTACTGGGTCGCGCAGCTCGTCGCGGGCCTGGTCGCCGGGTTCGTCGCCCGCGCGATCGTCGACCCCCTCCCGGCGTCGACACCGCACCCGGCCGGGCACGCCCTCACCGCGGCCACCATTTCGGAGCTGCTGTTCACGTTCGCCCTGTGCTACGTGGTCCTCAACGTCGCCACGAGCAAGGACCAGCCGGGCAACGCGTTCTTCGGCCTGGCGATCGGGTTCACCGTGGCGGCGGGCGCATTCGCGGTCGGGGGGATCTCGGGCGGCGTGTTCAACCCCGCGGTCGCGCTCGGCACCACCGCCGTCGGCCTCTTCGCGTGGACGACGTTCTGGTTCTACGTGGTGGCACAGCTCGTCGCGGGCGCCGCCGCGGGCCTCGTGTTCCGCGTGCTCAACCCCGACGACAAGTGA
- a CDS encoding serine/threonine-protein kinase encodes MSTQHRTIDETQPTAGAYRAEAPVGRLVAGRYRLQALLGRGGMGRVWLADDEVLRRSVALKQIILDGLDTAAMRAEAWDCAYREARAAARIGHPGAVGIHDVVGDDRCPWIVMEPLSGRTLREALIAEGPLPVNEVTRIGLALLDVLEATHHAGVVHLDVKPGNVHLCADARVVLTDFGIACGIGDVPTAAMFAGSPAYVAPERVDSGEFGPASDLYSLGATLFAAVEGRPPFDRGSAHPTFTAVVTDAPAPVKHAGKLRPVIEGLLAKDPARRLSADQARAALRAA; translated from the coding sequence ATGAGCACGCAGCACCGCACCATCGACGAAACGCAGCCCACGGCAGGGGCGTACCGGGCCGAGGCGCCCGTCGGGCGCCTGGTGGCCGGCCGGTACCGCCTCCAGGCGTTGCTGGGCCGCGGCGGCATGGGCCGGGTGTGGCTCGCCGACGACGAGGTGCTGCGCCGCTCCGTCGCCCTCAAGCAGATCATCCTGGACGGCCTGGACACCGCGGCGATGCGCGCGGAGGCCTGGGACTGCGCCTACCGGGAGGCCCGCGCGGCCGCGCGGATCGGCCACCCCGGCGCCGTCGGCATCCACGACGTCGTCGGGGACGACCGGTGCCCGTGGATCGTCATGGAACCGTTGTCGGGCCGGACATTGCGCGAAGCGCTGATCGCCGAGGGGCCGCTGCCCGTCAACGAGGTGACGAGGATCGGCCTGGCTCTGCTCGACGTGCTGGAGGCGACGCACCACGCCGGCGTCGTGCACCTCGACGTCAAGCCGGGCAACGTCCACCTCTGTGCCGACGCACGCGTGGTCCTCACCGACTTCGGCATCGCGTGCGGCATCGGCGACGTCCCCACGGCCGCCATGTTCGCCGGGAGCCCGGCCTATGTCGCACCCGAACGAGTGGACAGCGGTGAGTTCGGGCCGGCCTCCGACCTCTACTCACTCGGCGCGACGTTGTTCGCGGCGGTCGAGGGCCGGCCGCCCTTCGACCGGGGCTCCGCGCACCCCACGTTCACCGCCGTCGTCACCGATGCGCCCGCTCCGGTCAAGCACGCGGGCAAGCTGCGCCCGGTCATCGAAGGACTGCTCGCCAAGGACCCCGCCCGGCGGCTCAGCGCCGACCAGGCCCGTGCCGCGCTACGAGCCGCGTAG
- a CDS encoding GAF domain-containing sensor histidine kinase yields MTAPDAGADVDRSALAEPDDLARLRRLAQEQAALRRVATLVAGGATPGEVFTAVADELGHLIGAEASFVARVDHPSGEPEGEMTVVGSYGDVAGEVPVGFRIAPQPGMVTTAAIRTGLPARADGERLAQGPFGAITGRLGLRAAVAAPIVVGGCRWGATVAATSRAAFPADTEARIADFTELAATAIANARAEHELRELADTQAALRRLAELVARGAAPEVVFAAATREALRHFGRGTARMIRYELDGTATIVANEGTSGPHVQVGHRWEGYPETGLTATVRRTGRAARIDDYHDVPGGETYLREGLVSAVAVPIHVDGRLWGMIAAGSGQRTLPADIEQRMSEFTDLVATAIANAQSRSELVASRARLLTAADEARRRIERDLHDGAQQGLLALALRLRTVAARPECAAIRDETGEIAAGLTGVIDDLREISRGIHPAVLSSAGLPPALRALGRRCPVPVETTVRIDRRLPEPVEVGAYYVVSEMLTNAAKHSRATVVEVDADASGHTLRLCVRDDGIGGADPLRGSGLVGLKDRIEALGGSFSLHSPPGEGTTVSCELPAGAPHER; encoded by the coding sequence ATGACCGCGCCCGACGCCGGCGCCGACGTCGATCGATCCGCCCTCGCCGAGCCCGACGACCTCGCCCGGCTGCGTCGGCTCGCCCAGGAACAGGCGGCGCTGCGGCGGGTGGCCACCCTGGTGGCGGGTGGTGCCACGCCGGGCGAGGTGTTCACCGCGGTCGCCGACGAGCTCGGCCACCTGATCGGCGCCGAAGCGAGTTTCGTCGCCCGCGTCGATCACCCGTCCGGGGAACCCGAAGGAGAAATGACCGTCGTGGGCTCCTACGGCGACGTGGCCGGAGAGGTGCCCGTCGGGTTCCGGATCGCCCCGCAGCCCGGCATGGTCACCACGGCCGCCATCCGCACCGGGCTCCCGGCCCGGGCCGACGGCGAGCGGCTCGCGCAGGGCCCGTTCGGGGCCATCACCGGCCGGCTGGGCCTGCGGGCCGCGGTCGCCGCGCCGATCGTCGTCGGAGGCTGCCGCTGGGGAGCGACGGTGGCCGCGACCTCACGGGCGGCCTTCCCGGCCGATACCGAGGCACGCATCGCGGACTTCACGGAACTCGCGGCGACGGCGATCGCGAACGCCCGGGCCGAACACGAGCTGCGCGAACTCGCGGACACCCAGGCCGCGCTGCGGCGCCTGGCCGAGCTGGTCGCGCGCGGTGCGGCACCCGAGGTGGTGTTCGCGGCCGCGACCAGGGAGGCGCTCCGGCACTTCGGCCGCGGCACCGCCCGGATGATCCGGTACGAGCTCGACGGAACGGCGACGATCGTCGCCAACGAAGGCACCTCGGGACCGCACGTGCAGGTCGGGCACCGCTGGGAGGGCTACCCGGAGACCGGGCTGACCGCCACCGTCCGGCGCACCGGGCGGGCCGCCCGGATCGACGACTACCACGACGTCCCGGGTGGCGAAACGTACCTGCGCGAGGGACTCGTCTCCGCGGTCGCCGTGCCGATCCACGTCGACGGCAGGCTGTGGGGCATGATCGCCGCCGGGTCCGGGCAGCGGACGCTGCCGGCGGACATCGAACAGCGGATGAGCGAGTTCACCGACCTCGTCGCCACGGCGATCGCGAACGCCCAGAGCCGCTCCGAACTCGTCGCCTCCCGCGCGCGGCTGCTCACCGCGGCCGACGAAGCACGCCGGCGGATCGAACGGGACCTGCACGACGGCGCGCAGCAAGGTCTCCTCGCGCTCGCGCTCCGGCTGCGCACCGTGGCGGCCCGGCCCGAGTGCGCCGCCATCCGCGACGAGACCGGCGAGATCGCCGCGGGTCTCACCGGGGTGATCGACGACCTCCGGGAGATCTCCCGCGGCATCCACCCGGCGGTGCTGTCCAGCGCGGGACTGCCGCCCGCGTTGCGCGCGCTGGGACGGCGGTGCCCCGTCCCGGTGGAAACGACCGTGCGGATCGACCGGCGGCTTCCGGAGCCGGTCGAAGTGGGCGCCTACTACGTCGTCTCGGAGATGCTCACGAACGCGGCGAAGCACTCGCGCGCCACTGTCGTCGAGGTGGACGCCGACGCCTCCGGGCACACGCTCCGGCTGTGCGTGCGCGACGACGGGATCGGGGGCGCCGACCCGCTGCGGGGCTCGGGGCTGGTCGGGCTGAAGGACCGGATCGAGGCGCTGGGCGGGTCGTTCTCCCTGCACAGTCCACCGGGCGAGGGTACGACGGTGTCCTGCGAGCTGCCGGCCGGTGCCCCGCACGAACGGTGA